The Lewinellaceae bacterium genome includes a region encoding these proteins:
- a CDS encoding tetratricopeptide repeat protein, with product MLFFLFLFFPVLAMPREVEEKFERANNAYIEENYQEAADLYAGLVEEGYQTAALYYNLGNTYYRLNKIPEAILFFEKALKLNPRNEDYQYNLSLANGRIIRPLEEVPEYFLNNWWRTLADFIPSTGWSILGLFLLWAGMAGGIVWLLGKKRGNRKLGFFLGIFFLSVCILPFLLASSRVKMAAQHESAIVLQSGTALKSAPESDQDLTEIPAGTKIKLIDIIGDWHKVQLPNGEIGWIRQEVFENI from the coding sequence TTTTTTTCCCGTGTTGGCAATGCCTCGGGAAGTTGAAGAAAAGTTTGAGCGTGCCAATAACGCTTATATCGAAGAGAATTACCAGGAAGCTGCCGACCTGTATGCCGGTCTCGTAGAAGAAGGGTATCAGACTGCAGCACTTTATTACAACCTGGGAAATACCTATTACCGCCTAAACAAAATACCGGAGGCCATTCTCTTTTTTGAAAAGGCACTGAAATTAAATCCACGCAATGAGGATTATCAATACAACCTGTCCCTGGCCAACGGACGGATCATCAGACCTTTAGAGGAAGTTCCTGAATATTTTCTAAACAACTGGTGGCGCACCCTGGCCGATTTTATTCCTTCCACTGGCTGGAGCATTTTGGGGCTCTTTTTATTATGGGCCGGAATGGCGGGCGGCATCGTCTGGCTGCTAGGAAAAAAACGAGGGAACAGAAAACTCGGCTTTTTCCTGGGAATCTTTTTTCTGTCGGTTTGTATTTTGCCTTTTTTGCTGGCGAGCAGCCGGGTGAAAATGGCCGCTCAGCATGAATCGGCCATCGTTTTGCAGTCAGGAACAGCACTGAAGTCGGCCCCCGAATCAGACCAGGATTTAACCGAAATACCGGCGGGAACAAAAATAAAACTGATAGATATAATCGGAGACTGGCATAAAGTACAATTGCCCAACGGCGAAATCGGCTGGATTCGGCAAGAGGTATTTGAAAATATTTGA